From a region of the Candidatus Eremiobacteraceae bacterium genome:
- the leuC gene encoding 3-isopropylmalate dehydratase large subunit, with protein sequence MTEKILAAHAGAGTVAPGDIISIELDLVMANELSAAVAITEFRKIKGADKVWDRNKIALVPSHFTPNKDIATATLSKMMRDFATEHAIENYFEVGRGGIEHVVLPENGMVGPGETIIGGDSHTTTYGGIGAFATGVGSTDIAAAFATGEMWLRVPHSIKIIFENGLRKYVSGKDLILRAINELGVDGGTYAALEFTGPALKDLPMSGRFTMANMSIEAGAKNGIFPVDATTEAYCAAVGKKNYTIYHADKDAEYAQTIVIDCAQIEPQVAIPWLPDNTKNASDLHDITVNQAVIGTCTNGRIEDMRQAAEILKGRKVHPSIRAIVIPGSQKVYMQCIKEGLVETFIEAGCVVSTPTCGPCVGGHMGVLADGERCISTTNRNFRGRMGHVKSEVYLTGPYVAAATAVAGYICGPEELTAKVPA encoded by the coding sequence ATGACGGAGAAGATATTGGCGGCCCACGCAGGCGCGGGCACGGTGGCGCCAGGCGATATCATCTCGATCGAGCTCGATCTCGTCATGGCGAACGAGCTGTCCGCCGCCGTCGCGATCACGGAGTTCAGGAAGATCAAGGGCGCCGACAAGGTCTGGGACCGGAACAAGATCGCCCTCGTGCCGAGTCACTTCACGCCGAACAAAGATATCGCAACCGCCACGCTTTCGAAGATGATGCGCGACTTCGCCACCGAGCACGCGATCGAGAACTATTTTGAAGTCGGCAGAGGCGGGATCGAACACGTGGTGCTGCCGGAGAACGGTATGGTGGGCCCCGGCGAGACGATCATCGGGGGCGATAGCCACACAACGACGTACGGCGGCATCGGCGCCTTCGCGACCGGCGTTGGTTCCACGGATATCGCCGCTGCGTTTGCGACGGGTGAGATGTGGCTTCGCGTACCGCATTCGATCAAGATCATCTTTGAGAACGGTCTGCGCAAGTACGTTTCCGGCAAAGATCTGATCCTGCGCGCGATCAACGAGCTCGGCGTGGACGGCGGCACGTATGCAGCGCTCGAGTTCACGGGACCGGCGCTCAAGGATTTGCCGATGAGCGGGCGTTTCACGATGGCGAACATGTCCATCGAAGCGGGCGCGAAGAACGGCATTTTTCCGGTCGACGCCACCACCGAAGCCTACTGTGCGGCGGTCGGCAAGAAGAATTACACCATCTATCATGCCGACAAAGATGCGGAGTACGCGCAGACGATCGTCATCGACTGCGCGCAGATCGAACCCCAGGTAGCAATACCGTGGCTGCCCGACAACACTAAAAACGCATCGGATCTGCACGACATAACCGTGAATCAAGCGGTGATCGGCACCTGCACGAATGGCCGCATCGAAGATATGCGTCAGGCCGCGGAGATATTGAAGGGCCGCAAAGTACATCCGTCGATCCGCGCCATCGTCATCCCGGGCAGTCAAAAAGTGTACATGCAGTGCATCAAAGAAGGCTTAGTTGAGACGTTCATCGAGGCCGGCTGCGTCGTTTCGACGCCGACATGCGGCCCGTGCGTCGGCGGACACATGGGCGTGTTGGCGGACGGCGAACGCTGCATATCCACCACCAATCGGAACTTCCGCGGCCGAATGGGCCACGTGAAGAGCGAGGTTTATCTCACCGGGCCTTATGTGGCAGCCGCCACGGCCGTCGCCGGATACATCTGCGGTCCGGAAGAGCTCACCGCGAAGGTGCCGGCATGA
- a CDS encoding acetyl-CoA C-acyltransferase, translating into MASSVRPDIVIVNGARTPFGNFCGALRDVSAIDLGAAAARGALERSRVDPSRIDQVIFGNVIQSSVDAIYGARHVGLKAGCRRDASALTLNRLCGSGLQAIVTGAQQLLLGEAAYVLAGGMENMSQAPHVVRGARFGLALGQQTKFEDTLWEGLTDSYNGMPMAITAENLARKYSISRVASDEFSLRSQAGAAAAIKTGFFAEEIVPVETPGRKGPVVISADEGPRPEVTMEQLARLPARFVEGGVVTPGNASGITDGAAAVVLTTADQAARDGLSPIGRLIAWGVVGVDPDIMGIGPAFAIPQALERAGMKLRQLDVVEINEAFAPQVLACAQELDLDMDRLNPNGGAIALGHPLGASGARITYSLLHELRRRKQRFGVASACIGGGQGIAGIVEAL; encoded by the coding sequence ATGGCCTCATCAGTCCGACCCGACATTGTGATCGTCAACGGCGCGCGAACGCCGTTCGGCAACTTCTGCGGAGCGCTGCGCGACGTCTCCGCGATCGATCTCGGTGCCGCTGCGGCGCGAGGGGCGCTCGAGCGTTCGAGAGTCGATCCATCGCGCATCGACCAGGTCATCTTCGGCAATGTCATCCAGAGCAGCGTCGACGCGATCTACGGCGCGCGGCACGTCGGACTGAAAGCAGGCTGCCGCCGCGACGCGTCGGCCCTGACGCTGAACCGCCTGTGCGGCTCCGGCCTGCAAGCCATCGTGACGGGCGCGCAGCAATTGCTGTTGGGTGAAGCGGCGTACGTGCTGGCCGGCGGCATGGAGAACATGAGCCAAGCACCGCACGTCGTCCGCGGGGCGCGCTTCGGCCTGGCGCTCGGACAGCAGACGAAATTCGAAGACACGCTCTGGGAGGGCCTCACGGACTCATACAACGGCATGCCGATGGCGATCACGGCAGAGAACCTTGCGCGCAAGTATTCGATCTCGCGGGTCGCAAGCGACGAGTTCAGCCTGCGTTCTCAAGCCGGAGCAGCCGCGGCGATCAAGACCGGGTTCTTCGCCGAAGAGATCGTGCCGGTCGAAACTCCAGGGCGTAAAGGTCCGGTCGTCATTTCAGCCGACGAAGGGCCTCGACCCGAAGTCACGATGGAGCAGCTCGCGCGCCTTCCGGCCCGCTTCGTCGAGGGCGGAGTTGTGACACCGGGCAACGCAAGCGGAATAACGGACGGCGCCGCGGCGGTGGTGTTGACCACAGCGGACCAGGCCGCGCGCGACGGCCTATCGCCGATCGGACGGCTCATCGCCTGGGGCGTCGTCGGGGTGGACCCGGACATCATGGGCATCGGTCCGGCGTTCGCGATTCCTCAAGCGCTCGAGCGCGCAGGGATGAAACTACGGCAGCTGGACGTGGTAGAGATAAACGAGGCGTTCGCGCCGCAAGTCTTGGCGTGCGCCCAGGAGTTGGACCTCGACATGGATCGGCTGAATCCTAACGGCGGAGCGATAGCGCTCGGCCATCCCCTCGGTGCGAGCGGTGCCCGCATCACCTACTCGCTGCTGCACGAACTTCGGAGACGCAAGCAGCGCTTTGGCGTCGCGAGCGCTTGCATCGGCGGGGGCCAGGGCATCGCGGGCATCGTCGAAGCGCTCTGA
- a CDS encoding peptide ABC transporter substrate-binding protein yields MIADLDRLGQADGGPCLARIACDGREWQTSIVRRYDIVMAIATSAAAASILAGCGRLSSGIGPQPRARPGVLRISDISDPTTLNPMLSGADFVYQLASYTLEYLVQLDDKGNIVPVLCESVPSIENGGVSRDGLRITYRLRRGVTWSDGAPFTSADVIASWRQVMNPRNNVQERDGYTQVVTIDAPDAHTVIVHLAKPYAPFVSRFFAAIQEGPIAVMPAHLIAGLKEMNDAPYSAQPIGTGPFVVQSWVRGGPITLVANPHYWRGAPSLRQIIFSSRPSTENELVGFRAGEIDADFDAGPQRLPQFATVTGMHPVVSPSLRLSVLDMNTSRAPLDDVLVRRAVAFAVDRSRILHDVVHDAGTLADEWLPNWSWGYTKDVPRYPHDPARAAALLDQAGWRLAPDGFRYRAGTRLSMVLVAIAGDGAGAQLAALVQADLRRVGADMTIKDYPYDLIFNLNGPVRTANFDLATYSFSVNYDPGALNDDGCAYFSPSGANDSRYCDPHLDALEEEGLALNDRARRKVLYAQIQRVRMEAMAGLPLYFRDRVGMVTDGLSEYAPSRGIIPQWQSWRWALH; encoded by the coding sequence ATGATCGCTGACCTCGACAGGTTGGGTCAAGCAGACGGCGGACCCTGCCTCGCAAGAATTGCGTGCGACGGCAGGGAATGGCAGACGTCCATCGTGCGCAGATATGACATCGTCATGGCGATTGCGACGAGTGCGGCGGCCGCGTCGATCCTCGCAGGTTGCGGTCGTCTTTCCAGCGGCATCGGGCCGCAGCCGCGCGCTCGGCCGGGCGTGCTCCGCATCAGCGACATCTCGGATCCGACGACGCTCAATCCCATGCTTTCCGGCGCAGATTTCGTCTATCAACTCGCGAGCTATACGCTCGAATACTTGGTGCAGCTGGACGATAAGGGAAATATCGTTCCCGTCCTCTGCGAAAGCGTGCCCAGTATCGAGAATGGCGGCGTGAGCCGCGACGGCTTGCGCATCACGTATCGCCTCAGGCGAGGCGTCACGTGGTCGGATGGAGCGCCCTTCACGTCTGCGGACGTCATCGCGTCCTGGCGCCAGGTGATGAATCCGCGTAACAACGTGCAAGAGCGCGACGGCTATACCCAGGTCGTGACGATCGACGCACCGGATGCGCACACAGTGATCGTGCATCTCGCGAAACCATACGCGCCGTTCGTGTCGCGGTTCTTCGCCGCGATCCAAGAGGGGCCGATCGCCGTGATGCCCGCCCACTTGATCGCCGGTTTGAAAGAGATGAACGACGCTCCCTATAGCGCCCAGCCGATCGGCACCGGGCCGTTTGTCGTGCAGTCGTGGGTGCGCGGTGGCCCGATCACGCTTGTCGCCAATCCGCACTACTGGCGCGGCGCGCCGTCGCTGCGCCAGATCATCTTCAGTTCCAGACCGTCGACCGAGAACGAACTCGTCGGATTTCGCGCAGGCGAGATCGACGCCGACTTCGATGCGGGACCGCAACGGTTGCCGCAGTTCGCGACCGTCACCGGCATGCATCCGGTGGTCTCGCCGAGCCTCCGCCTCAGCGTGCTTGATATGAACACGTCCCGTGCGCCGCTCGACGATGTTCTTGTGCGGCGCGCCGTCGCGTTTGCTGTGGATCGCTCGCGTATACTGCACGACGTCGTCCACGATGCGGGCACGCTGGCCGATGAATGGCTGCCGAACTGGAGCTGGGGGTATACGAAGGACGTGCCGCGCTATCCGCACGATCCCGCACGTGCTGCGGCGCTCCTTGACCAAGCGGGTTGGCGCTTGGCGCCGGATGGGTTTCGGTATCGCGCGGGCACGCGACTGAGCATGGTGCTCGTCGCGATCGCCGGTGACGGCGCGGGCGCGCAGCTCGCCGCTCTTGTGCAAGCCGATCTGCGGCGTGTGGGCGCTGACATGACGATAAAAGACTATCCGTACGATTTGATCTTCAATCTGAACGGCCCGGTGCGGACCGCGAACTTCGACCTCGCGACGTACAGTTTTAGCGTCAACTACGATCCGGGCGCGCTCAACGATGACGGTTGCGCATACTTTTCGCCCTCGGGTGCCAACGATAGCAGATATTGCGATCCGCATCTGGACGCCCTGGAGGAAGAAGGCCTCGCGCTCAACGATCGCGCCCGCCGCAAGGTGCTCTACGCCCAGATCCAACGAGTTCGCATGGAGGCCATGGCAGGTCTGCCGCTTTATTTCAGAGATCGCGTCGGCATGGTGACCGACGGTCTTTCAGAGTACGCGCCGTCGCGCGGAATAATCCCGCAATGGCAGTCGTGGCGATGGGCGCTGCATTAG
- a CDS encoding CAP domain-containing protein, translated as MLRRPAFTLCATIAALTLACMQCAPASSIPTLADGEHVLVAVEPLLASMQIAYSLNAGHLVVGDHAYIGPMVIDDGLHYAESRAIASFLNLSIVYENGVMTFAPPAPRSGAGSAAPPDDMMRALRDRLLGLLNAHRAAAGLRPLAFDSTAGSAAEMQAEDMENAGIMRHTDSMGRSPFERFKSFGGRASLYGENVAYYGLQLSDEQNLWTAIDKLDAMMMAEQPPDDGHRRAILNPAFQSVGFGLASGSNGIYLAEDFFAR; from the coding sequence ATGCTCCGACGACCTGCATTCACGTTGTGCGCGACGATCGCCGCGCTGACTTTGGCATGCATGCAATGCGCGCCGGCTTCGTCGATCCCGACGCTCGCGGATGGCGAGCACGTTCTCGTCGCAGTCGAGCCGCTGCTCGCATCCATGCAGATCGCATACTCCCTCAACGCCGGTCACTTGGTCGTGGGCGACCACGCGTACATCGGGCCCATGGTCATCGACGACGGGCTGCACTACGCGGAGTCGCGCGCCATCGCGAGTTTTCTCAACCTCTCCATCGTGTACGAAAACGGCGTGATGACGTTCGCGCCGCCCGCCCCGCGTTCCGGAGCCGGGAGCGCTGCTCCGCCCGACGACATGATGCGGGCACTGCGCGATCGGCTGCTCGGCCTGCTGAATGCGCATCGCGCGGCCGCCGGACTTCGTCCGCTCGCCTTCGACAGCACCGCCGGTTCTGCGGCAGAGATGCAGGCCGAAGATATGGAAAACGCAGGCATCATGCGTCACACGGACAGCATGGGGCGCAGCCCGTTTGAGCGCTTCAAGAGCTTCGGCGGTCGTGCGTCGCTCTACGGTGAGAATGTCGCCTATTACGGGCTCCAGCTCAGCGACGAGCAGAATCTGTGGACCGCGATCGATAAACTCGATGCGATGATGATGGCCGAACAGCCGCCCGACGACGGCCACCGCCGGGCCATCCTCAATCCCGCATTTCAGTCGGTTGGATTCGGCCTCGCTTCAGGATCGAACGGGATCTATCTCGCCGAGGATTTCTTCGCGCGCTAA
- a CDS encoding enoyl-CoA hydratase-related protein produces MNYETILLEKSAGVATITLNRPKALNALNEAVLSELVTVIDELEADPNIRAVIVTGAGDKAFAAGADIGELSRLEDRAAASAKARAGHRVTAKIEHSRLPFIMAINGFALGGGLELAMAGDMRIAASNAKLGQPEVNLGIIAGFGGSQRLPRLVGQGMASYLLLTGEMITADEAKQANLVEKVVAPEALMTEVKRIASVVAAKAPLAIDATKRAIHKGMMLDLHDALDLEAEEFGAIAISADAREGTAAFLEKRAPRFTGS; encoded by the coding sequence GTGAACTACGAGACCATCCTTTTAGAGAAGAGCGCGGGCGTGGCGACGATCACGCTCAACCGGCCCAAGGCCCTTAACGCGCTCAACGAAGCCGTGCTTTCCGAACTCGTCACGGTGATCGACGAGTTGGAGGCCGATCCGAACATCCGAGCTGTCATCGTCACCGGCGCCGGCGACAAGGCGTTTGCGGCGGGTGCGGATATCGGAGAACTCAGCCGGCTTGAAGATCGAGCAGCGGCCTCCGCCAAGGCGCGCGCCGGACATCGTGTCACGGCGAAGATCGAGCATTCTCGTCTGCCGTTCATCATGGCGATCAACGGCTTTGCGCTCGGCGGCGGTCTCGAGCTTGCGATGGCCGGCGACATGCGCATCGCCGCCTCAAACGCGAAGCTGGGTCAGCCGGAAGTGAACTTGGGCATCATCGCCGGTTTCGGCGGTTCGCAACGGTTGCCGCGGCTGGTCGGTCAAGGCATGGCCTCTTATCTTCTGCTCACCGGCGAGATGATCACAGCCGACGAAGCCAAGCAGGCAAACCTCGTCGAGAAAGTCGTGGCGCCGGAAGCGCTTATGACGGAAGTCAAACGCATCGCGAGCGTCGTCGCCGCAAAGGCGCCTCTGGCGATCGACGCGACCAAGCGCGCGATCCATAAGGGAATGATGCTCGATCTTCACGATGCGCTGGACCTCGAAGCCGAAGAATTCGGGGCCATCGCGATCAGCGCCGATGCACGCGAAGGCACCGCCGCCTTCTTGGAAAAACGCGCTCCGCGCTTCACCGGATCCTAA
- a CDS encoding 3-isopropylmalate dehydrogenase, with product MPAPYTIAVIPGDGVGPEVTDEALKVLERAASLFKFSYRTTMYPFGADHYLATHEFMPPGQLDEFRSMDAIYLGAIGDPRLPPGLVERGVIAATRFGLDLYINLRPIKLYAEHLCPLKGKTPRDIDMVVVRENTEDLYTGIGGHFKKGTPDEVVIANQIFTRKGVERAIRYAFELARARGGKKKLTLVDKSNAIEVQQLWRRTMEEVGPEFTDIEQEFAYVDAACMWMVKNPETFDVIVTTNLFGDIITDLGAMLQGGMGVAASGNIHPGKVSLFEPIHGSAPKYKGRNSVSPVAAIAAVGMLLDYVGERRAAAAIENTIASLLSSKRIPSLDASSGLKTSEIGDLVCASLA from the coding sequence GTGCCCGCGCCATACACGATCGCCGTCATCCCAGGTGACGGTGTCGGTCCCGAAGTGACCGACGAAGCCCTGAAAGTCCTCGAGCGCGCGGCAAGTCTATTCAAGTTTTCCTATCGCACCACCATGTATCCGTTCGGTGCCGATCACTATTTGGCCACGCACGAATTCATGCCGCCCGGACAGCTCGACGAATTCAGATCGATGGACGCGATCTACCTGGGCGCGATCGGAGACCCGCGCCTGCCGCCGGGCCTCGTCGAACGCGGCGTCATCGCCGCAACGCGATTCGGGCTCGATCTCTACATCAATCTGCGCCCGATCAAGCTCTACGCCGAGCACCTCTGCCCGCTCAAGGGAAAGACGCCGCGCGACATCGACATGGTCGTGGTGCGCGAGAATACCGAAGACCTCTACACCGGTATCGGCGGGCATTTCAAGAAGGGCACGCCGGATGAAGTCGTCATCGCCAATCAGATCTTCACGCGCAAAGGCGTCGAGCGTGCCATCCGCTACGCGTTCGAGCTCGCGCGCGCCCGCGGCGGCAAGAAGAAGCTGACGCTCGTCGACAAGTCCAATGCGATCGAGGTACAGCAGCTCTGGCGCCGGACGATGGAAGAAGTAGGCCCAGAATTCACGGACATCGAGCAAGAATTCGCGTACGTAGACGCCGCGTGCATGTGGATGGTGAAGAACCCCGAGACGTTCGACGTGATCGTGACGACCAATCTCTTCGGCGACATCATCACGGATCTCGGCGCGATGCTGCAGGGCGGAATGGGCGTCGCGGCATCGGGGAATATTCACCCGGGCAAAGTCTCGCTCTTCGAGCCCATCCACGGCTCGGCGCCGAAGTACAAAGGCCGCAACTCGGTGAGCCCCGTCGCGGCGATCGCCGCCGTCGGTATGCTCTTGGACTACGTCGGTGAGCGCCGCGCGGCGGCCGCGATCGAGAACACGATCGCAAGCCTCTTGTCGAGCAAGCGTATACCGTCGCTCGACGCCTCAAGTGGCCTGAAGACGAGCGAGATCGGCGATCTCGTCTGCGCTTCATTGGCGTGA
- a CDS encoding RDD family protein, with the protein MPACRKCGAAQPERTAFCTACGAVMDRPDTAAPAQSQSAPRPASSATKPTSTATPMVAPATPEIGDVGVYIARRTTALVFDIFGAGFLIALGVLAALSALHDRAGGAGWTVDAVLWPAVGAAIILYCVIAEAMFGATLGKGLVGLGVVRTDGRRIGMGRALIRNIVKPLDLCAIGFALATVTSRRQRLGDFVSGTRVANSRMGRLAPLAALAVTAAVSWAVFGWADGASASQQLVQLARTQVARL; encoded by the coding sequence ATGCCGGCGTGCCGGAAGTGCGGCGCGGCGCAACCCGAACGCACGGCGTTCTGCACGGCTTGCGGTGCGGTCATGGACCGGCCGGATACCGCGGCGCCGGCTCAATCGCAGTCCGCACCGCGCCCGGCTTCGTCGGCGACGAAGCCGACGTCAACAGCCACGCCCATGGTTGCGCCGGCCACGCCGGAGATCGGCGACGTCGGCGTCTATATCGCGCGGCGCACGACCGCTCTGGTCTTTGATATTTTCGGGGCAGGCTTTCTCATCGCGCTCGGCGTTTTGGCCGCGTTGAGCGCTCTACACGACCGCGCGGGCGGCGCCGGCTGGACCGTGGACGCCGTGCTCTGGCCTGCGGTCGGTGCCGCCATCATACTGTATTGCGTCATCGCGGAAGCGATGTTCGGGGCGACGCTCGGCAAAGGTCTCGTCGGCCTTGGCGTGGTGCGCACGGACGGCAGACGGATTGGAATGGGCCGCGCACTGATCCGCAACATCGTGAAGCCGCTCGATCTCTGCGCGATCGGCTTCGCTCTTGCGACCGTCACAAGCCGGCGACAGCGACTCGGAGACTTCGTTTCGGGTACGCGCGTGGCGAATTCGCGGATGGGGCGCCTCGCGCCGCTCGCGGCCCTCGCGGTCACCGCCGCCGTCTCGTGGGCAGTCTTCGGCTGGGCGGACGGCGCGAGTGCGTCGCAGCAGCTCGTCCAGCTCGCGCGCACCCAAGTCGCCCGCCTCTGA
- a CDS encoding aminotransferase class V-fold PLP-dependent enzyme, producing MTIANNVTVGTSPLDQALFPVCERWAYCNHAAVGPLPRPAHAAMVAAMDAQMADGCNGILDIESRKEDVRAAVAAAINAESDEIAFMRATSDGALLGANGIDWRAGDEIVLTDNEFGANAYPWLSLRDKGVRVKLLRAPKERLTVETLERVSSPRTRLVAVSFVSFGDGYRHDLAALGAWCRERGIIFAIDAIQGFGQLPLDVRACGADLCYFGVAKWLLSPQGLSVVFVSRDLCDRLRPTSASWRSVRDPMNFLDYAQEFATGAARFEGGTINYPGLIAFGESLRLLDKAGFEKIETHVLALTDRLIAGCGRAGLDVLSSVAQGTRSGIVLVGRGGRSVAELQRRVDDARVQVTVRESGVRVAPHGYNTAADIDRVLDAIV from the coding sequence TTGACGATCGCAAACAATGTGACGGTCGGCACTTCGCCGCTCGACCAAGCGCTGTTCCCTGTCTGCGAGCGCTGGGCGTATTGCAACCATGCGGCGGTGGGCCCGCTGCCGCGGCCCGCGCATGCCGCGATGGTCGCCGCGATGGATGCTCAGATGGCCGATGGTTGCAACGGCATCCTCGATATCGAATCCCGTAAGGAAGACGTTCGCGCTGCGGTCGCCGCGGCGATCAATGCCGAAAGCGATGAGATCGCGTTCATGCGCGCGACGTCGGACGGCGCGCTCCTGGGCGCCAACGGCATCGACTGGCGGGCCGGCGACGAGATCGTGTTGACCGACAATGAGTTCGGCGCGAACGCCTATCCATGGCTTTCCCTGCGTGACAAAGGCGTGCGTGTGAAGCTCCTGCGCGCACCGAAGGAGCGGCTGACGGTTGAGACGCTCGAGCGCGTCTCAAGTCCGCGCACGCGTCTTGTCGCCGTTTCGTTTGTCAGCTTTGGCGACGGCTATCGCCATGATCTTGCGGCGCTCGGAGCGTGGTGCCGTGAACGCGGCATCATCTTCGCGATCGACGCGATCCAGGGCTTTGGACAGCTTCCTTTGGACGTGCGCGCATGCGGAGCGGATCTGTGCTACTTCGGCGTGGCGAAATGGCTGCTTTCGCCACAGGGCTTGAGCGTCGTTTTTGTGAGCCGCGATCTTTGCGATCGCCTCCGGCCCACGTCTGCTTCATGGCGCTCGGTCCGAGACCCGATGAACTTCCTCGACTACGCGCAAGAATTCGCAACCGGCGCCGCCCGATTCGAAGGGGGAACGATCAACTACCCAGGCTTGATCGCTTTCGGCGAGAGTCTGCGGCTGCTCGACAAGGCCGGATTCGAAAAAATAGAAACGCACGTGCTCGCGCTGACGGACCGGCTGATCGCGGGTTGCGGCCGAGCTGGCCTCGATGTCTTGAGTTCCGTCGCGCAGGGAACGAGGTCGGGCATCGTGTTGGTCGGACGCGGGGGCCGTAGCGTGGCCGAACTGCAGCGTCGCGTTGACGACGCGCGCGTTCAAGTCACCGTGAGAGAATCGGGAGTTCGCGTTGCGCCGCACGGGTACAACACCGCGGCCGACATCGATCGCGTGCTCGACGCGATCGTCTGA
- a CDS encoding 3-isopropylmalate dehydratase small subunit translates to MILKGAAHKYGKNVDTDVIIPGRYCNLIDPVELGKHALEDLDADFVKKVKPGDLIVADTNFGCGSSREVAAVALKGAGVSGVVAKSFARIFYRNAINTGLPIFECVEGVDGIKDGDSITVDAANGVITNESTGKAYSATQMPPFMQDLIAMGGLLRYVEKRLVEKSK, encoded by the coding sequence ATGATCCTCAAAGGCGCTGCGCACAAGTACGGCAAGAACGTCGATACCGACGTCATCATCCCCGGCCGCTACTGCAATCTGATCGATCCGGTGGAACTCGGCAAGCACGCGCTTGAAGATCTCGACGCCGATTTCGTTAAGAAGGTCAAACCCGGCGACCTTATCGTCGCCGACACGAACTTCGGCTGCGGATCCTCACGCGAAGTAGCTGCGGTCGCCCTGAAAGGCGCGGGCGTTTCAGGCGTCGTCGCCAAATCCTTTGCCAGGATTTTTTATCGCAATGCCATCAACACCGGCCTGCCGATCTTCGAATGCGTCGAAGGTGTGGACGGCATCAAGGACGGCGATTCGATCACGGTCGACGCCGCGAACGGCGTGATCACAAACGAGTCGACGGGCAAAGCGTATTCCGCGACGCAGATGCCGCCCTTCATGCAGGATCTGATCGCCATGGGCGGCTTACTCCGTTACGTCGAGAAGCGGCTCGTCGAGAAATCGAAGTAA
- a CDS encoding RidA family protein, translated as MTERADRRLISSGAPWEATVGYSRAVRAGALVFVAGTTAVDERGEVIGDGDPYRQAKAVLGKIEAALAQAGASIRDVVRTRIFVTDIAFAEQVGRAHGESFAHIKPASTLVQVVRLIDPRLLVEIEADAIARE; from the coding sequence GTGACGGAACGCGCCGATCGCCGGCTCATCTCGTCGGGCGCACCCTGGGAGGCGACCGTCGGCTACTCGCGGGCAGTGCGAGCGGGTGCGCTGGTTTTTGTCGCCGGGACGACCGCAGTAGACGAGCGCGGCGAGGTCATCGGTGACGGCGACCCGTACCGGCAGGCTAAAGCCGTGCTCGGGAAGATCGAAGCGGCTCTCGCGCAAGCGGGCGCGAGCATACGGGATGTGGTGCGAACGCGCATCTTCGTGACGGATATCGCATTTGCCGAGCAGGTCGGGCGGGCGCACGGCGAATCATTCGCGCATATCAAACCCGCGTCGACCCTCGTCCAAGTCGTGCGGCTGATCGATCCGCGGCTGCTCGTCGAGATCGAAGCGGACGCCATCGCGCGCGAGTAA
- a CDS encoding 3-hydroxybutyryl-CoA dehydrogenase, protein MREIKRVGVCGCGLMGSGIAQVAAMAGHDVVILEAVQTALDKGVAAIGASLGKFAEKGKTPDGQPFDASLRDATLGRIKTTTSVADLASCDLVIEAIVENMAIKRELFAKLDSLLAPGAIICSNTSSLCVIEMAAATKRPELVAGLHFFNPVPIMKLVEVVKTIVTSQETIDALYAFAKKLGKTPVLAQDTPGFIVNRLLVPYLLYAIRAYEAGLASREDIDEGMKLGCGYPMGPLTLLDFVGLDTTYFIAEIMFDEFKDPMMAPPPLLKRMVLAGHHGRKSGRGFYDYSTATKK, encoded by the coding sequence ATGCGGGAGATCAAGCGAGTCGGCGTGTGCGGCTGCGGCCTCATGGGGTCCGGCATCGCGCAAGTCGCGGCTATGGCCGGTCATGACGTCGTCATACTCGAAGCCGTTCAGACTGCGCTCGACAAGGGCGTCGCGGCCATCGGCGCTTCACTTGGCAAATTTGCAGAGAAGGGCAAGACGCCCGACGGCCAGCCGTTCGACGCGAGTCTTCGCGACGCAACGCTTGGCCGAATCAAGACGACGACGAGCGTCGCCGATCTTGCCTCTTGCGATCTCGTCATCGAGGCGATTGTCGAGAACATGGCGATAAAGCGGGAGCTCTTCGCCAAACTTGACTCGCTCCTGGCACCCGGTGCAATCATCTGCTCGAACACGTCGAGTCTCTGCGTGATCGAGATGGCGGCTGCGACCAAGCGTCCGGAGCTGGTCGCCGGTCTCCACTTCTTCAACCCGGTCCCCATCATGAAACTCGTCGAAGTCGTCAAGACGATCGTGACGAGCCAGGAGACGATCGACGCGCTGTATGCGTTCGCCAAGAAGTTAGGCAAGACGCCGGTGCTCGCGCAAGATACGCCGGGATTTATCGTCAATCGGCTCCTCGTGCCCTATCTGCTCTACGCCATCCGGGCGTACGAAGCCGGCCTCGCTTCTCGCGAAGACATCGACGAAGGCATGAAGCTCGGTTGCGGCTATCCCATGGGACCGCTGACGCTCCTCGACTTTGTCGGCTTGGACACGACGTATTTCATCGCCGAGATCATGTTCGATGAGTTCAAAGACCCGATGATGGCGCCGCCCCCGCTGCTCAAGCGCATGGTGCTCGCAGGACATCATGGCAGAAAGTCGGGCCGCGGCTTTTATGACTACTCAACAGCCACGAAGAAGTAA